One genomic segment of Brachionichthys hirsutus isolate HB-005 chromosome 13, CSIRO-AGI_Bhir_v1, whole genome shotgun sequence includes these proteins:
- the LOC137902923 gene encoding major histocompatibility complex class I-related gene protein-like has translation MTCVLFFLLLFVHLSSPVKHSLKYFFTASSGIPNFPEYAVAVLVDDVLVGYCDNNIKTVEIKHDWVNALFKKEPHHLMLYRQECFENGPNYFRNTLNTLNQRYNQTGGGHVLQRMNGCEWDDETNVKKGFNQYGYDGEDLISFDMDTFTWVTPQSKAVSTKDKWNADRPRIKHNEKFLTQTLPGWLEKYVDYGKSTLLRRELPSMFLLQKTPSSPVTCHATGFYPRGATLTWRKDEKMLREKVVHREILPNHDDTFQMSVDLKLSSVAPEDWTRYDCVFKLSGVEDGVIIIRLDKDKIITNWKDANANVVLIVAGVVVIAILIVAFGLLYLLYKRRKVQPKTNQQDSNTPHLKVPTNHQQPLLKTP, from the exons ATGACGTGCGTGTtattttttctgcttctgttcGTTCACCTTTCCTCACCAG TCAAACATTCCCTCAAGTATTTCTTCACGGCTTCTTCTGGAATCCCAAACTTCCCAGAGTACGCGGTAGCGGTACTGGTTGACGATGTCCTGGTGGGTTACTGTGACAACAACATAAAGACGGTGGAGATCAAACACGACTGGGTCAATGCGTTATTCAAGAAGGAGCCTCATCATCTGATGCTGTATCGACAAGAATGTTTCGAGAATGGACCCAACTACTTCAGGAACACGTTGAATACTCTGAATCAGCGCTACAACCAAACCGGAG gTGGCCACGTTTTACAAAGGATGAATGGCTGcgagtgggacgatgagactaatgtgaaaaaaggttttaatcaGTATGGCTACGATGGAGAAGACTTGATATCATTCGATATGGACACATTTACGTGGGTCACTCCGCAGTCGAAGGCCGTGTCCACCAAAGACAAATGGAATGCCGACCGGCcgagaataaaacacaatgagAAATTCCTCACTCAGACTTTGCCCGGTTGGCTGGAGAAGTATGTGGACTATGGCAAGAGCACGCTCCTGAGAAGAG agctcccctcaatgtttctcctccagaagactcccTCCTCTCCGGTCACCTGCCACGCTACAGGTTTTTATCCTCGTGGTGCGACGCTCACTTGGAGGAAAGATGAAAAAATGCTTCGTGAGAAAGTGGTCCACagagagatcctccccaaccacGACGAcaccttccagatgagtgttgACCTGAAACTGTCATCGGTGGCACCTGAAGACTGGACGAGATACGACTGTGTGTTCAAGCTCTCTGGTGTGGAGGACGGCGTCATAATCATCCGACTGGACAAAGACAAGATCATAACCAACTGGA AAGATGCCAATGCGAACGTGGTCCTTATCGTTGCTGGGGTGGTCGTCATCGCCATCCTCATTGTCGCTTTTGGGTTACTGTACTTACTTTACAAAAGGAGAAAG GTGCAGCCGAAGACGAACCAGCAAGATTCCAATACGCCACACCTGAAAGTCCCCACCAATCACCAGCAGCCTCTCCTTAAAACTCCTTAA